TATAGAGGATGCCAAGACGCTGGTCGCCCTTCTGACGCTTTTGCGTTAACCTTGGAGGAGGCGGGGTTGTTGGAGGCCTGGCTGGTCAACTCTTTTTTAAGCTATCTGCGCTTCGAGCTCGGTTACAGCGAGAACACGGCGAGATCCTACGCGTCGGACCTCGCCAAGTGGGCCGCCTTTTGTTTGCAGAACGATATTCCCCCCGTCCCTCCGACTCAGGATGGGGTTGTGCGTTTTTTGAGATCCCTGGCCGAGGACGGCATGAGCAGAGCGTCTATCCAACGCACTGCTGCGGCCATTCGATCGTTTATGCGCTATCTGGTGGCAGAGGGGTTGGCCGATGGCGGGGAACGACTTCCTCCTCTGCCCGCCAAAGGAAAGACCCTCCCCCAGATATTGAGCGAAGGGGAAATAGAGAGAATCTTGGCCTCCTGCGACGGCAAGCGCGATATAGACATCAGGGATCGGGCAATCATGGAGTGCGCCTATGGATGCGGCCTGCGGGCGAGCGAAGTATGCGAGCTTGAGCTTTCAAACCTTGACTGGGGCAACGAAGTGATCCGCGTGCACGGGAAAGGCAACAAGGAGAGGTTGGTCCCCTTTTTGGGAAGCGTTCGGCGC
This genomic window from Acetomicrobium sp. S15 = DSM 107314 contains:
- a CDS encoding tyrosine-type recombinase/integrase, yielding MEAWLVNSFLSYLRFELGYSENTARSYASDLAKWAAFCLQNDIPPVPPTQDGVVRFLRSLAEDGMSRASIQRTAAAIRSFMRYLVAEGLADGGERLPPLPAKGKTLPQILSEGEIERILASCDGKRDIDIRDRAIMECAYGCGLRASEVCELELSNLDWGNEVIRVHGKGNKERLVPFLGSVRRSVERYLKESRPRLDKGRCEKLFLSRSGKPLSREDLWRIVRRRGKMAGISSSRLHPHVLRHSFATHLLRRGLDLRTLQELLGHSTIATTERYTHFDLELRDVYDNCHPRA